One window from the genome of Verrucomicrobiia bacterium encodes:
- a CDS encoding RidA family protein yields the protein MDPEARLLELRLELPPAPRPVAVYKPLVLVGNLAYVSGHGPLQPDRSLITGVVGRDLTLEEGAAAARQVGLAILATLRDQLGSLNRVRRVIKLLGMVSSAPDFYDHPSVINGCSALFAEIWGPESGIGSRSAVGLGPLPGNIAVEIEGVFELT from the coding sequence ATGGATCCCGAAGCCCGCCTCCTCGAACTGCGCCTCGAACTGCCGCCCGCCCCCAGGCCGGTGGCCGTGTACAAACCCCTCGTCCTCGTCGGCAACCTCGCCTACGTCTCGGGCCACGGCCCCCTCCAACCCGACCGCTCCCTGATCACCGGTGTGGTCGGACGCGACCTCACCCTCGAGGAAGGCGCCGCCGCCGCCCGCCAGGTCGGCCTCGCCATCCTCGCCACCCTCCGCGACCAGCTCGGCTCCCTCAACCGCGTCCGCCGGGTCATCAAGCTCCTCGGCATGGTCAGCTCCGCACCCGACTTCTATGATCATCCCTCGGTGATCAACGGTTGCAGCGCACTCTTCGCCGAAATCTGGGGCCCCGAATCCGGTATCGGCTCCCGCAGCGCCGTCGGTCTCGGCCCGCTCCCCGGCAACATCGCCGTCGAAATCGAAGGCGTCTTCGAACTCACCTGA